One window from the genome of Populus alba chromosome 15, ASM523922v2, whole genome shotgun sequence encodes:
- the LOC118028345 gene encoding alpha,alpha-trehalose-phosphate synthase [UDP-forming] 5 isoform X2, with product MVSRSYSNLLDLASGDAPNFGRERKRLPRVATVAGILTDLDDENSVSSDAPSSVSQERMIIVGNQLPLRAHRSPDGSGGWCFSWDEDSLLLQLKDGLGEDVEVIYVGSLKEEIAPSEQDDVAQTLLETFKCVPAFIPPDLFSKFYHGFCKQHLWPLFHYMLPLSPDLGGRFDRSLWQAYVSVNKIFADKVMEVISPDDDYVWVHDYHLMVLPTFLRKRFNRVKLGFFLHSPFPSSEIYRTLPVRDELLRALLNSDLIGFHTFDYARHFLSCCSRMLGLSYQSKRGYIGLEYYGRTVSIKILPVGIHIGQLQSVLNLPETESKVTELHDRFRGQTVMLGVDDMDIFKGISLKLLAMEQLLTQHPNKRGEVVLVQIANPARGRGRDVQEVQSETKAAVRRINETFGSPGYTPVVLIDSPLQFYERIAYYTIAECCLVTAVRDGMNLIPYEYIICRQGNEKLDETLGLNPSAPRKSMLVVSEFIGCSPSLSGAIRVNPWNIDAVTEAMNSALIVPEPEKQMRHEKHHRYVSTHDVAYWAHSFLQDLERACRDHVRRRCWGIGFGLGFRVIALDPNFRKLSVEHIVSAYKRTKNRAILLDYDGTMILPSSISRTPNMEAVGVLNSLCTDPKNVVFLVSGKDRETLTEWFSSCEKLGIAAEHGYFMSVCLQDQS from the exons ATGGTTTCACGATCATATTCCAACCTCTTAGATCTTGCTTCTGGTGATGCTCCAAATTTTGGTCGTGAGAGGAAGAGGCTTCCTCGAGTGGCAACTGTTGCTGGGATACTGACTGATCTAGATGATGAAAACAGTGTCAGCTCTGATGCCCCCTCTTCTGTCTCTCAAGAACGGATGATTATTGTGGGAAACCAGCTTCCCCTTCGGGCACATCGAAGTCCAGATGGCAGTGGAGGGTGGTGCTTTAGCTGGGATGAGGACTCACTTCTCTTACAACTCAAAGATGGCCTTGGAGAAGATGTTGAAGTTATCTATGTTGGTTCTCTTAAAGAAGAGATTGCACCTAGTGAGCAAGATGATGTAGCCCAAACATTGCTTGAAACTTTTAAATGTGTCCCGGCATTTATCCCTCCTGACCTTTTTTCTAAATTCTATCATGGATTCTGTAAACAACATCTGTGGCCTTTATTTCACTACATGCTCCCTTTATCACCAGATCTTGGTGGCCGGTTTGACAGGTCCCTTTGGCAAGCCTATGTTTCTGTTAACAAAATATTTGCAGACAAAGTTATGGAAGTGATTAGTCCTGACGATGATTATGTGTGGGTTCATGACTACCATTTGATGGTTTTGCCAACATTTTTGAGGAAGAGATTTAATAGGGTGAAGCTTGGTTTCTTCCTCCACAGTCCATTCCCTTCTTCTGAAATATATAGGACACTTCCTGTAAGGGATGAACTTTTGAGAGCACTTCTCAACTCTGACCTCATTGGTTTTCATACCTTTGATTATGCAAGGCACTTCCTCTCTTGTTGCAGTAGAATGCTCGGTCTTTCTTATCAATCTAAGCGAGGTTACATAGGGCTTGAGTATTATGGTCGGACAGTCAGCATCAAGATTCTCCCTGTTGGGATTCACATTGGTCAGCTTCAATCTGTGCTTAATCTTCCCGAGACAGAATCTAAGGTTACAGAGCTACATGATCGGTTTAGGGGTCAAACTGTTATGCTAGGGGTTGATGACATGGACATCTTCAAAGGAATCAGCCTGAAACTTTTGGCCATGGAACAGTTGCTCACCCAACATCCTAATAAGAGGGGTGAAGTTGTTTTGGTTCAAATTGCAAACCCAGCAAGGGGCCGAGGAAGGGATGTGCAGGAGGTCCAATCTGAAACCAAGGCTGCAGTGAGGAGGATTAATGAGACATTTGGAAGTCCAGGATATACTCCAGTGGTTTTGATTGACAGCCCGCTTCAGTTTTATGAGCGCATTGCTTATTACACAATTGCAGAGTGTTGTCTTGTTACAGCTGTGAGGGATGGGATGAATCTGATACCCTATGAATATATTATATGTCGACAAGGAAATGAGAAGCTGGATGAGACATTAGGACTAAACCCATCAGCCCCAAGAAAGAGCATGCTGGTTGTTTCAGAGTTTATTGGATGCTCCCCATCACTAAGTGGGGCAATTCGAGTAAATCCATGGAATATTGATGCTGTAACTGAAGCCATGAATTCTGCCCTGATAGTCCCGGAGCCTGAAAAACAGATGCGACACGAGAAGCACCATAGGTATGTGAGTACGCATGATGTTGCATATTGGGCTCATAGTTTTTTGCAGGATCTTGAAAGGGCATGTAGGGATCATGTGAGGAGGAGGTGCTGGGGAATTGGTTTTGGTTTAGGTTTTCGAGTCATTGCCTTGGATCCAAATTTCAGAAAACTTTCAGTTGAACATATTGTTTCTGCCTATAAGAGGACCAAAAACCGGGCTATTCTATTGGATTATGATGGTACTATGATACTGCCAAGTTCAATTAGTAGGACTCCAAACATGGAGGCTGTTGGAGTCTTGAACAGCTTGTGTACAGACCCTAAGAATGTTGTTTTCCTTGTTAGTGGGAAAGACAGGGAAACTCTTACTGAATGGTTTTCTTCTTGTGAAAAGCTTGGAATTGCTGCAGAGCATGGTTATTTTATGAG TGTTTGTTTACAGGACCAATCATGA
- the LOC118028344 gene encoding L-type lectin-domain containing receptor kinase IX.1, with amino-acid sequence MLHIRFCSSTAYYLCPPIISLTMTTSFYSFQTLNLYVISFLLLLLPPSANSVSFQRTRFDPSDTSIIFEGGASAHVGSIEFNSDTYICQVGRATYAEKVPLWDSSTTRLTDFSTQFSFYIDIEGRTSYAAGFAFFIAPVEFHIPPNSAGGFLGLYNITTSDSQQNHIVHIEFDSFANPEWDPPIQHVGINNNSVSSATYTYWNTSLHSGDTADVRITYNSTAKNLTVSWKYRATSTPQENTSLSYIIDLREVLPEWVTIGFTAATSNLIERHVLQSWDFSSTLEMSETSGKSAKNIKLVVSLTVSGAVLIIVIAVVSGILWRRKLVRKKTAETVNLTSINDDLERRAGPRRFSYKDLVSATNNFSPERKLGEGGFGAVYRGQLTGIDTAVAVKKISRGSKQGKKEYVTEVKVISQLRHRNLVQLIGWCHDRGEFLLVYEFMSNGSLDSHLFGKKIPLTWTARYRIALGLASALLYLHEEWEQCVVHRDVKSSNIMLDSSFNVKLGDFGLARLMDHELGPQTTGLAGTLGYLAPEYISTGRASKESDVYSFGVVSLEIATGRKAVDAIEQKSEMSLVEWIWDLCGTGKLNLAVDEKLQSEFDENQMECLMIVGLWCAHPDRNIRPSIRQAIHVLNFEAPLPNLPTKMPVPLYHVPTPSLSSGEPLISHSMDVGR; translated from the coding sequence ATGTTACACATCAGGTTTTGCTCATCAACTGCTTATTACTTGTGTCCTCCCATTATCTCTCTCACCATGACCACCTCTTTCTACAGTTTCCAAACTTTGAATCTCTATGTCATTTCCTtcctgctgctgcttcttccaCCCTCTGCCAATTCAGTTTCCTTTCAAAGAACACGATTTGACCCTAGTGACACCAGCATTATCTTTGAGGGAGGTGCATCAGCTCATGTTGGAAGCATTGAATTCAACAGTGACACTTATATCTGTCAAGTTGGTCGAGCCACTTACGCCGAGAAGGTGCCACTCTGGGACTCTTCCACTACAAGGCTGACCGACTTCAGTACCCAATTCTCTTTTTACATCGACATTGAAGGTCGTACTTCTTATGCAGCCGGATTTGCTTTCTTCATCGCTCCTGTTGAGTTTCACATACCCCCGAATTCAGCTGGAGGTTTTCTGGGCTTATATAACATCACCACCAGTGACTCTCAACAGAACCATATTGTCCACATTGAATTTGATTCTTTTGCGAATCCTGAATGGGATCCTCCAATTCAACATGTTGGGATCAATAACAACTCAGTTTCCTCGGCCACATACACCTATTGGAATACCTCATTGCACAGCGGCGATACTGCTGATGTGCGGATCACTTATAACTCCACTGCAAAGAATCTGACGGTTTCTTGGAAGTATCGGGCAACTTCAACTCCTCAAGAGAATACAAGTCTTTCCTACATTATTGATCTCAGGGAGGTTCTTCCTGAGTGGGTCACGATTGGGTTTACAGCTGCTACTAGTAACCTTATAGAGCGGCATGTGCTTCAGTCATGGGACTTCAGTTCTACCCTGGAGATGAGTGAAACAAGCGGAAAGAGtgccaaaaatataaaactcgTGGTGAGTCTGACAGTTTCAGGAGCTGTTTTGATTATTGTGATTGCTGTAGTATCTGGAATTTTGTGGAGACGGAAGTTGGTAAGGAAGAAAACAGCGGAGACGGTGAACTTAACATCAATCAACGATGACCTTGAAAGGCGTGCTGGTCCGAGAAGATTTTCCTATAAAGATCTTGTTTCAGCTACCAACAACTTCTCTCCTGAGAGGAAGTTAGGGGAAGGAGGGTTTGGAGCTGTTTACCGAGGGCAATTGACTGGTATAGATACGGCAGTTGCTGTGAAAAAAATCTCAAGAGGTTCGAAACAGGGGAAAAAGGAATACGTAACTGAGGTGAAGGTCATTAGCCAGTTGAGGCATCGGAATCTAGTGCAACTCATAGGTTGGTGTCATGATAGAGGTGAGTTCCTCCTTGTCTATGAATTCATGTCAAATGGTAGCCTTGATTCTCACCTTTTTGGCAAGAAGATTCCTCTCACATGGACAGCAAGATACAGAATAGCTCTTGGATTGGCCTCTGCTTTGCTTTATCTTCATGAAGAGTGGGAGCAGTGTGTGGTGCATCGCGATGTAAAATCAAGCAACATAATGCTCGATTCAAGTTTTAATGTCAAGCTCGGTGATTTTGGGCTAGCTCGACTCATGGACCATGAGCTAGGTCCGCAGACTACAGGTTTGGCAGGAACTCTAGGTTATCTGGCTCCAGAATATATAAGCACAGGTCGAGCTAGCAAGGAGTCTGATGTATATAGTTTTGGCGTGGTTTCTCTAGAGATTGCTACCGGAAGAAAAGCAGTTGATGCCATTGAACAGAAATCAGAAATGAGCTTGGTAGAGTGGATTTGGGATCTTTGTGGAACTGGAAAACTCAACTTGGCTGTTGATGAGAAACTTCAGTCTGAATTTGATGAGAATCAAATGGAGTGCTTGATGATTGTTGGGTTGTGGTGTGCTCACCCTGATCGCAATATAAGACCCTCGATAAGGCAGGCAATTCATGTTCTTAACTTTGAAGCACCATTGCCAAATCTTCCCACAAAGATGCCTGTTCCCCTGTATCATGTGCCTACACCATCGCTTAGCTCCGGTGAGCCCTTGATATCACACTCAATGGATGTGGGTCGTTAA
- the LOC118028343 gene encoding origin of replication complex subunit 2 — protein MDINDGEEEDFEFSRNYFLAKELAGSGKKSTRKISDINVVDEQELRAAAANIELKHEKEINSLVNSYKSLYPKWVFELRCGFGLLMYGFGSKKVLIEDFASTALTEYSVVVINGYLQSINLKQVVIALAEIWWEELKTKRRTSSGVSSKFQQPFNSQSMDDLLAFLHESDVEENDSFVCIVVHNIDGPGLRDSESQQYLARLASCSHIRIVASIDNVNAPLLWDKKMVHTQFNWFWYHVPTFAPYNVEGIFFPLILAHSSTAQSAKTAAIVLQSLTPNAQSVFKILAEYQLSHPDEEGMPVDALYTTARERFLVSSQVTLNSHLTEFKDHELVKTRRHSDGQDCLHIPLAADALEKLLSEINQ, from the exons ATGGATATCAATGATGGAGAAGAAGAGGATTTTGAGTTCTCAAGGAACTACTTTCTAGCAAAAGAATTAGCTGGGTCGGGTAAGAAATCAACCCGCAAGATTTCTGATATCAATGTCGTCGATGAACAG GAGCTAAGAGCGGCAGCAGCTAATATTGAGCTAAAACATGAGAAAGAGATTAATTCTCTTGTTAATAGTTATAAGAGCTTGTATCCTAAATGGGTTTTTGAACTCAG GTGTGGATTTGGCCTTCTAATGTATGGTTTTGGATCGAAGAAGGTACTGATTGAAGATTTTGCTTCTACAGCATTAACCGAGTATTCTGTAGTAGTCATCAATGGGTATCTTCAGTCAATTAATCTAAAACAG GTGGTCATTGCTTTAGCTGAAATTTGGTGGGAAGAGTTGAAAACCAAACGAAGGACTTCTTCAGGGGTTTCATCTAAATTTCAACAGCCTTTTAATTCTCAATCTATGGATGACCTTCTTGCATTTTTGCATGAATCAGACGTGGAGGAAAATGATTCTTTTGTGTGCATTGTTGTTCACAATATTGACGGGCCTGGATTGAGAGACTCTGAAAGTCAACAGTATCTTGCGCGACTTGCTTCTTGTTCACATATCCGCATTGTTGCCTCTATTGACAATGTTAATGCACCTCTTT TGTGGGATAAGAAGATGGTTCACACCCAGTTTAATTGGTTCTGGTATCATGTTCCTACCTTTGCACCTTATAATGTTGAAGGaatcttttttcctttgattctCGCTCACAGCAGTACAGCTCAAAGTGCCAAAACAGCTGCAATAGTCTTACAGAGTCTGACACCCAATGCCCAAAGTGTGTTCAAAATTCTTGCAGAATATCAGTTGTCTCATCCTGATGAAGAAG GCATGCCAGTTGATGCTCTGTATACAACTGCTCGAGAGCGCTTCCTTGTGAGCAGCCAGGTCACATTAAACTCTCATTTGACAGAATTCAAAGATCATGAGTTAGTAAAGACTAGACGACACAGTGATGGCCAAGATTGCTTGCACATCCCGCTTGCAGCGGATGCCCTTGAAAAGTTGCTTTCTGAGATCAATCAATAG
- the LOC118028345 gene encoding alpha,alpha-trehalose-phosphate synthase [UDP-forming] 5 isoform X1, translated as MVSRSYSNLLDLASGDAPNFGRERKRLPRVATVAGILTDLDDENSVSSDAPSSVSQERMIIVGNQLPLRAHRSPDGSGGWCFSWDEDSLLLQLKDGLGEDVEVIYVGSLKEEIAPSEQDDVAQTLLETFKCVPAFIPPDLFSKFYHGFCKQHLWPLFHYMLPLSPDLGGRFDRSLWQAYVSVNKIFADKVMEVISPDDDYVWVHDYHLMVLPTFLRKRFNRVKLGFFLHSPFPSSEIYRTLPVRDELLRALLNSDLIGFHTFDYARHFLSCCSRMLGLSYQSKRGYIGLEYYGRTVSIKILPVGIHIGQLQSVLNLPETESKVTELHDRFRGQTVMLGVDDMDIFKGISLKLLAMEQLLTQHPNKRGEVVLVQIANPARGRGRDVQEVQSETKAAVRRINETFGSPGYTPVVLIDSPLQFYERIAYYTIAECCLVTAVRDGMNLIPYEYIICRQGNEKLDETLGLNPSAPRKSMLVVSEFIGCSPSLSGAIRVNPWNIDAVTEAMNSALIVPEPEKQMRHEKHHRYVSTHDVAYWAHSFLQDLERACRDHVRRRCWGIGFGLGFRVIALDPNFRKLSVEHIVSAYKRTKNRAILLDYDGTMILPSSISRTPNMEAVGVLNSLCTDPKNVVFLVSGKDRETLTEWFSSCEKLGIAAEHGYFMRTNHDVEWETCVSVPDFDWKCIADPVMKLYTETTDGSSIETKESALVWNYQYADPDFGSCQAKELLDHLESVLANEPVTVKSGQHIVEVKPQGVNKGLVAERLLEIMKHKGMLPDFVLCIGDDRSDEDMFEVIMSARSGPSLSPVAEVFACTVGRKPSKAKYYLEDTSEILRMLQGLASASEQVARSAPQSSQQVIIDRE; from the exons ATGGTTTCACGATCATATTCCAACCTCTTAGATCTTGCTTCTGGTGATGCTCCAAATTTTGGTCGTGAGAGGAAGAGGCTTCCTCGAGTGGCAACTGTTGCTGGGATACTGACTGATCTAGATGATGAAAACAGTGTCAGCTCTGATGCCCCCTCTTCTGTCTCTCAAGAACGGATGATTATTGTGGGAAACCAGCTTCCCCTTCGGGCACATCGAAGTCCAGATGGCAGTGGAGGGTGGTGCTTTAGCTGGGATGAGGACTCACTTCTCTTACAACTCAAAGATGGCCTTGGAGAAGATGTTGAAGTTATCTATGTTGGTTCTCTTAAAGAAGAGATTGCACCTAGTGAGCAAGATGATGTAGCCCAAACATTGCTTGAAACTTTTAAATGTGTCCCGGCATTTATCCCTCCTGACCTTTTTTCTAAATTCTATCATGGATTCTGTAAACAACATCTGTGGCCTTTATTTCACTACATGCTCCCTTTATCACCAGATCTTGGTGGCCGGTTTGACAGGTCCCTTTGGCAAGCCTATGTTTCTGTTAACAAAATATTTGCAGACAAAGTTATGGAAGTGATTAGTCCTGACGATGATTATGTGTGGGTTCATGACTACCATTTGATGGTTTTGCCAACATTTTTGAGGAAGAGATTTAATAGGGTGAAGCTTGGTTTCTTCCTCCACAGTCCATTCCCTTCTTCTGAAATATATAGGACACTTCCTGTAAGGGATGAACTTTTGAGAGCACTTCTCAACTCTGACCTCATTGGTTTTCATACCTTTGATTATGCAAGGCACTTCCTCTCTTGTTGCAGTAGAATGCTCGGTCTTTCTTATCAATCTAAGCGAGGTTACATAGGGCTTGAGTATTATGGTCGGACAGTCAGCATCAAGATTCTCCCTGTTGGGATTCACATTGGTCAGCTTCAATCTGTGCTTAATCTTCCCGAGACAGAATCTAAGGTTACAGAGCTACATGATCGGTTTAGGGGTCAAACTGTTATGCTAGGGGTTGATGACATGGACATCTTCAAAGGAATCAGCCTGAAACTTTTGGCCATGGAACAGTTGCTCACCCAACATCCTAATAAGAGGGGTGAAGTTGTTTTGGTTCAAATTGCAAACCCAGCAAGGGGCCGAGGAAGGGATGTGCAGGAGGTCCAATCTGAAACCAAGGCTGCAGTGAGGAGGATTAATGAGACATTTGGAAGTCCAGGATATACTCCAGTGGTTTTGATTGACAGCCCGCTTCAGTTTTATGAGCGCATTGCTTATTACACAATTGCAGAGTGTTGTCTTGTTACAGCTGTGAGGGATGGGATGAATCTGATACCCTATGAATATATTATATGTCGACAAGGAAATGAGAAGCTGGATGAGACATTAGGACTAAACCCATCAGCCCCAAGAAAGAGCATGCTGGTTGTTTCAGAGTTTATTGGATGCTCCCCATCACTAAGTGGGGCAATTCGAGTAAATCCATGGAATATTGATGCTGTAACTGAAGCCATGAATTCTGCCCTGATAGTCCCGGAGCCTGAAAAACAGATGCGACACGAGAAGCACCATAGGTATGTGAGTACGCATGATGTTGCATATTGGGCTCATAGTTTTTTGCAGGATCTTGAAAGGGCATGTAGGGATCATGTGAGGAGGAGGTGCTGGGGAATTGGTTTTGGTTTAGGTTTTCGAGTCATTGCCTTGGATCCAAATTTCAGAAAACTTTCAGTTGAACATATTGTTTCTGCCTATAAGAGGACCAAAAACCGGGCTATTCTATTGGATTATGATGGTACTATGATACTGCCAAGTTCAATTAGTAGGACTCCAAACATGGAGGCTGTTGGAGTCTTGAACAGCTTGTGTACAGACCCTAAGAATGTTGTTTTCCTTGTTAGTGGGAAAGACAGGGAAACTCTTACTGAATGGTTTTCTTCTTGTGAAAAGCTTGGAATTGCTGCAGAGCATGGTTATTTTATGAG GACCAATCATGATGTGGAATGGGAAACATGTGTGTCTGTACCAGATTTTGATTGGAAATGTATTGCTGATCCAGTAATGAAACTATACACTGAAACAACTGATGGTTCTTCCATTGAAACAAAAGAGAGTGCACTTGTTTGGAATTACCAGTATGCAGATCCAGATTTTGGTTCGTGCCAGGCTAAGGAGCTTCTAGATCATCTGGAAAGTGTTCTTGCCAATGAACCAGTTACTGTCAAGAGCGGTCAACACATTGTAGAGGTTAAACCTCAG GGGGTCAACAAAGGTCTGGTGGCCGAACGCCTCCTAGAAATAATGAAACATAAGGGAATGCTTCCTGATTTTGTTCTCTGCATTGGGGATGACCGGTCTGATGAGGACATGTTTGAGGTGATAATGAGTGCAAGATCTGGCCCCTCTCTTTCCCCAGTTGCTGAAGTGTTTGCATGCACTGTTGGCCGAAAACCCAGCAAGGCCAAGTACTATTTGGAAGACACATCCGAGATTTTGAGAATGCTGCAAGGTCTTGCCAGTGCTTCGGAGCAGGTTGCTAGAAGTGCTCCCCAATCCTCTCAGCAAGTGATTATTGACAGAGAGTAA